One segment of Solanum stenotomum isolate F172 chromosome 1, ASM1918654v1, whole genome shotgun sequence DNA contains the following:
- the LOC125846505 gene encoding uncharacterized protein LOC125846505 → MSNLSKLEFVALDISGNNYLSWVLDAEIHLDAKGLGATITNGNTTSSQDKAKAMIFLRHHLDEGLKVEYLTVKDPLELWTGLKERYDHLKATVLPRARYEWIHLRLQDFKTICEYNSAVYKITSQLKLCGEDIKDEDMLEKTLTTFHASNLVLQQQYRERGFKKYSELISCLLVAEQHNTLLLKNHEARPTGTAPLPEANEVEAHGQSERRQNKNQGQNNVRGHGNGRGRYNNRRGGGRHKRENNMGSQSNPSRGNCHRCGMKGYWKNECRAAEHFVRLYQDSLKRKGNKNGASSSNARVESHLTYKNDAEAGPSQKYDDNIEANLALKDDDFGDLDDITHLEVEDFFGDQN, encoded by the coding sequence ATGTCGAATTTATCAAAGCTTGAGTTCGTGGCACTTGACATTTCTGGAAATAATTACTTGTCATGGGTACTCGACGCTGAAATTCACCTTGACGCTAAAGGTCTTGGTGCCACTATTACCAACGGTAATACAACGTCGAGTCAGGACAAAGCAAAGGCAATGATTTTCCTTCGTCATCATCTGGATGAAGGATTGAAGGTTGAATACCTTACGGTGAAAGATCCACTTGAATTGTGGACAGGTTTGAAGGAAAGGTATGACCACCTTAAGGCAACGGTATTGCCAAGGGCTCGTTATGAATGGATTCACTTGCGGTTACaagattttaaaactatatgTGAATATAATTCTGCTGTATACAAAATTACTTCCCAATTAAAATTATGTGGGGAAGATATAAAAGATGAGGACATGTTGGAAAAGACTCTCACAACTTTTCATGCCTCAAATTTGGTATTACAACAGCAATACCGTGAAAGGGGATTCAAAAAGTATTCTGAGTTGATCTCATGCCTTCTTGTGGCTGAGCAACATAATactcttttattgaaaaatcATGAGGCCCGTCCCACGGGAACTGCTCCGTTACCGGAAGCAAATGAGGTTGAAGCACATGGCCAGTCTGaaagaagacaaaataaaaatcaaggcCAAAATAATGTGCGTGGACATGGCAATGGCAGAGGACGATATAATAATCGTCGTGGTGGTGGTCGCCACAAAAGGGAGAACAATATGGGTTCTCAAAGCAATCCTTCAAGAGGCAATTGTCATCGTTGTGGCATGAAAGGGTATTGGAAGAATGAATGCCGAGCAGCTGAGCATTTTGTTAGGCTTTATCAAGATTccttgaaaagaaaaggaaataaaaatggtGCATCTTCTTCTAATGCTCGGGTGGAGTCACACTTGACTTATAAAAATGATGCCGAGGCAGGGCCttcacaaaaatatgatgaCAATATTGAAGCAAATTTGGCTTTAAAAGATGATGATTTTGGTGACCTTGATGATATTACTCATTTGGAAGTTGAAGACTTCTTTGGAGATCAAAATTAA
- the LOC125871523 gene encoding probable ribosome-binding factor A, chloroplastic: MQNLVIQIPRLRPLPPSTQCLFPAIMSLSPAKHINLRQFDSRELKTNSRSVNRRFIRCMANPRRVKMVAKQIRRELSDMLLTDKVLQYAVLPEAALGADRYLSSLTTISDVEVSTDLQVVKVYVSVFGDERGKEVALTGLKSKAKYVRSELGRRMKLRLTPEIRFIEDESLERGSRVLAILDRIKDENENKDSPSGSANDGSSESDDDGDWEGDDPDDEGIIYVK; the protein is encoded by the exons ATGCAGAACCTCGTAATCCAAATTCCACGTTTACGTCCTCTCCCGCCGTCCACACAATGTCTTTTTCCGGCAATAATGAGTTTATCGCCGGCGAAGCATATCAATCTCCGGCAATTCGACTCGCGGGAGTTGAAAACCAACAGTAGGAGTGTAAATCGTAGGTTCATTAGATGTATGGCGAATCCTCGACGAGTTAAAATGGTGGCTAAACAGATACGAAGAGAGCTTTCCGATATGTTACTCACGGATAAGGTGTTACAGTACGCTGTTCTTCCTGAAGCTGCTCTCGGTGCGGATCGATACCTTTCTTCGCTTACCACTATTAGCGATGTTGAAGTTTCAACCGATTTGCAG GTTGTAAAGGTCTATGTCTCCGTATTTGGAGACGAAAGAGGAAAGGAAGTGGCTTTGACGGGCTTGAAGTCAAAAGCAAAATATGTAAGGAGTGAGCTAGGGAGGCGAATGAAGTTGCGACTGACTCCTGAGATTCGTTTCATTGAAGATGAGTCCCTTGAACGAGGAAGCAGG GTACTTGCTATATTGGACAGGATTAAGGATGAGAATGAAAATAAGGATTCACCATCGGGATCTGCCAATGATGGATCATCTGAAAGCGATGATGATGGGGACTGGGAGGGTGACGACCCTGATGATGAAGGCATTATTTATGTGAAATAG